A part of Streptomyces sp. NBC_01235 genomic DNA contains:
- a CDS encoding beta-ketoacyl [acyl carrier protein] synthase domain-containing protein — protein MKEYIESLQGLSKSQLVLLLARQRRQETERIAVVGMACRFPGGIDSPQQYWDALRTGRSVLAERGGIPKDSTGRPRWNVSAPDLAPLADLLAQGAYLDAVDLFDAERFGIPDEEARYMDPQQRLLLTCAADALEDVAPFDRAEARVGVFAGVSTVEYNFAALRNGLGVEGLSPYMGTGGALSATAARVATGLRLNGPVLTVDTACSSALTATHLASSALRRGECDVAIVGACHLTLAPFTAGVFEQAGMLSPTGRSRPFDSEADGHVRGEGCGVLVLKRERDARAAGDRPYALIKGSSIYQHGDRPAMAAVSSVAQRRVMAQALRDAAVDPHQVQYIEAQANGSKLGGVIEAEAIADTYRRATSQAPPLYLGSAKANLGYLETASGAAGLIKTVLALGNRVIPPQPGIDVPDPAVPWDRTGLRLPRTAVPWPEAESPMAAVSSFGFTGTNAHVLMEGGEDLEPRPAPHSTAAQGRRHWPDDNIWG, from the coding sequence GTGAAGGAGTACATCGAGTCGTTGCAGGGGCTTTCCAAGTCCCAGCTGGTGCTCCTGCTGGCGCGACAGCGCCGGCAGGAGACCGAGCGGATCGCCGTGGTCGGCATGGCGTGCCGGTTCCCCGGTGGCATCGACAGCCCCCAGCAGTACTGGGACGCGCTGCGCACGGGCCGCAGCGTCCTGGCCGAACGGGGCGGGATCCCCAAGGACTCCACCGGGCGTCCCCGGTGGAACGTGTCGGCGCCGGACCTGGCGCCGTTGGCCGACCTGCTCGCCCAGGGCGCCTACCTGGACGCCGTCGACCTCTTCGATGCCGAGCGCTTCGGCATCCCGGACGAGGAGGCGCGGTACATGGACCCGCAGCAGCGGCTGCTGCTGACCTGTGCCGCCGATGCGCTGGAGGACGTGGCGCCGTTCGACCGCGCAGAGGCCCGGGTGGGCGTCTTCGCCGGGGTCAGCACGGTGGAGTACAACTTCGCCGCGCTCCGCAACGGCCTGGGTGTCGAGGGCCTCTCCCCGTACATGGGCACCGGCGGAGCACTCAGTGCGACGGCCGCCCGGGTCGCCACCGGGCTCCGCCTGAACGGCCCTGTGCTGACCGTCGACACGGCGTGCTCCTCCGCCCTGACCGCGACCCACCTGGCCTCGTCGGCGCTGCGCCGCGGCGAGTGCGACGTGGCGATCGTCGGCGCCTGCCACCTGACGCTCGCGCCGTTCACGGCGGGCGTCTTCGAGCAGGCGGGGATGCTCTCGCCCACCGGACGCAGCCGCCCCTTCGACAGCGAGGCGGACGGCCACGTGCGGGGCGAGGGCTGCGGAGTGCTCGTGCTCAAGCGCGAGCGTGACGCCCGGGCCGCCGGCGACCGGCCGTACGCGCTGATCAAGGGCAGCAGCATCTACCAGCACGGCGACCGGCCGGCGATGGCGGCCGTCTCGTCCGTGGCGCAGCGCCGCGTGATGGCGCAGGCGCTGCGGGACGCCGCCGTCGATCCGCATCAGGTGCAGTACATCGAGGCCCAGGCCAACGGCTCCAAGCTGGGCGGGGTCATCGAGGCGGAGGCGATCGCGGACACGTACCGGCGTGCCACGAGCCAGGCGCCGCCGCTGTACCTGGGCTCGGCCAAGGCCAACCTCGGTTACCTGGAGACGGCCTCCGGGGCCGCCGGGCTGATCAAGACCGTGCTCGCCCTGGGGAACCGTGTCATCCCGCCACAGCCGGGGATCGACGTCCCTGACCCGGCGGTGCCGTGGGACCGTACCGGCCTTCGGCTGCCCCGCACGGCCGTGCCGTGGCCCGAGGCCGAATCCCCGATGGCGGCGGTGAGTTCGTTCGGTTTCACCGGCACCAACGCACATGTGCTGATGGAAGGGGGCGAGGACCTGGAGCCCCGGCCCGCGCCGCACAGCACGGCGGCCCAGGGACGCCGCCACTGGCCCGACGACAACATCTGGGGCTGA
- a CDS encoding fatty acid--CoA ligase → MYFPNLRTLDASVAFHARRRPDHPAVLCEGLTVTYGELHRRSNRMAHALRAAGVSDQARIGYLGKESEHYYEVLFACAKTGTVLVPINWRLTVGEVDHILRDSRTELLFVEEEFRALAEKAIAALPHRVQVVVVDHGGDAGEGILGWAAGHPDTDLARSVHEDDPVAQLYTSGTTGLPKGVVLAHRSFFKVRDALASEGLSWIDWQEGDVSLIGIPGFHVGGLWWATQGFHAGITNVAMRMFISGEAVRQIRELGVTTACVVPSMLQMVLSEPEASDEDFVSLRKVVYGGSPISERLLEQAVERMGCDFAQIYGLTETGNTAVCLPPHEHVVGGARMQAAGRPYPGFEIKIVDRDGTRLEGRSVGEVCLRTPAHMVEYWGLPEATASTLVDGWIMTGDAGYLDEDGYLFVCDRIKDTIIVAGENVYPAEIENALTKHEAVLEAAVIGVPDERWGEAVRAFVVLRPGTAATPRELMMSLKGRIADFKIPTGYEFIGTLPRNPSGKILRRELRDRFWQGHHRKVN, encoded by the coding sequence ATGTACTTTCCGAACCTGCGGACGCTCGACGCGAGCGTGGCGTTCCACGCCCGGCGCCGCCCGGACCACCCGGCCGTGCTGTGTGAGGGGTTGACCGTCACGTACGGCGAGTTGCACCGGCGCAGCAACCGTATGGCGCACGCGCTGCGTGCGGCCGGTGTGTCGGATCAGGCCAGGATCGGCTATCTCGGCAAGGAGTCGGAGCACTACTACGAGGTGCTCTTCGCCTGCGCCAAGACCGGAACGGTCCTGGTGCCCATCAACTGGCGGCTGACCGTCGGCGAGGTGGACCACATCCTGCGGGACTCCCGGACGGAACTCCTTTTCGTGGAGGAGGAGTTCCGCGCGCTCGCCGAAAAGGCGATCGCGGCACTGCCCCACCGGGTCCAGGTCGTCGTCGTGGACCACGGGGGCGACGCGGGCGAGGGCATCCTCGGCTGGGCCGCCGGTCACCCGGACACGGATCTGGCACGGTCCGTGCACGAGGACGACCCGGTCGCGCAGCTGTACACCAGCGGAACGACCGGTTTGCCCAAGGGAGTCGTGCTCGCCCACCGCAGCTTCTTCAAGGTCCGGGACGCGCTGGCGTCCGAGGGGCTGTCCTGGATCGACTGGCAGGAAGGCGACGTGAGCCTCATCGGCATCCCCGGCTTCCACGTCGGCGGGCTGTGGTGGGCCACCCAGGGTTTTCACGCCGGCATCACCAACGTCGCCATGCGGATGTTCATCAGCGGTGAAGCGGTACGGCAAATCCGTGAGCTGGGCGTCACCACGGCGTGCGTGGTGCCCTCGATGCTGCAGATGGTGCTCAGCGAACCGGAGGCGAGCGACGAGGACTTCGTGTCGCTGCGCAAGGTGGTCTATGGCGGTTCCCCGATCTCCGAGCGGCTCCTGGAACAGGCCGTCGAGCGGATGGGCTGCGATTTCGCTCAGATCTACGGGCTCACCGAGACGGGTAACACCGCGGTGTGCCTGCCGCCCCACGAGCACGTGGTGGGCGGGGCGCGGATGCAGGCGGCGGGCCGGCCGTACCCCGGCTTCGAGATCAAGATCGTGGACCGTGACGGCACCCGCCTCGAAGGACGTTCGGTGGGCGAGGTGTGCCTCCGCACGCCCGCGCACATGGTCGAGTACTGGGGGCTGCCCGAGGCCACCGCGAGCACCCTGGTGGATGGCTGGATCATGACGGGGGATGCCGGCTATCTCGACGAGGATGGGTATCTGTTCGTCTGTGACCGGATCAAGGACACGATCATCGTCGCGGGGGAGAACGTCTATCCGGCGGAGATCGAGAACGCGCTGACCAAGCACGAGGCGGTGCTGGAGGCCGCGGTGATAGGCGTGCCCGACGAGCGGTGGGGGGAGGCGGTCCGGGCGTTCGTGGTGTTGCGTCCGGGGACGGCCGCGACGCCGCGGGAACTGATGATGTCGCTGAAGGGAAGGATCGCGGACTTCAAGATCCCGACAGGGTACGAGTTCATCGGCACGCTTCCCAGGAACCCCAGCGGGAAGATCCTCCGCCGAGAGCTGCGCGACAGGTTCTGGCAGGGGCATCATCGTAAGGTCAACTAG
- a CDS encoding alpha/beta hydrolase family protein, protein MSSSFTAVRRVLNAASYVSPRLLGGYVWRLFCEPVTRDKVRGAQQPVHDQAVVEKITVNGKDVVTYRWGEGGNPVLLIHGFGGRAANFAGFVHGLQQLGVTALAYDAFGHGDSGGKGVTILDHLAVLRQLQDRHGPFRAVIGHSFGGTTGYLALRRGIKAGRLVSISSVGEFASLPSTFCKQLGLRPVYARELRRRTELLFASEPDPWNAFSPVHRPEEIEQPVLVVHDQNDREVGVEQGRRIAAAYGDRAEFLLTEGLGHRRILGDTTVITKVLAFAVGDEVTPDE, encoded by the coding sequence ATGAGTTCGTCCTTCACTGCCGTGCGCAGGGTGCTGAACGCCGCCTCGTACGTCTCCCCCCGGCTCCTCGGCGGTTACGTGTGGCGGCTGTTCTGCGAGCCGGTCACGCGTGACAAGGTGCGCGGCGCCCAACAGCCGGTCCACGACCAGGCCGTGGTGGAGAAGATCACCGTGAACGGCAAGGACGTGGTGACCTACCGCTGGGGCGAGGGCGGCAACCCGGTGCTGCTCATCCACGGCTTCGGTGGCCGGGCGGCCAACTTCGCCGGGTTCGTCCACGGGCTCCAGCAGCTCGGCGTCACCGCGCTGGCATACGACGCCTTCGGCCACGGCGACTCCGGGGGCAAGGGCGTCACGATCCTGGACCACCTGGCCGTGCTGCGGCAGTTGCAGGACCGCCACGGGCCCTTCCGCGCCGTCATCGGGCACTCCTTCGGCGGCACCACGGGGTACCTCGCGCTGCGGCGCGGCATCAAGGCCGGCCGGCTGGTGTCCATCTCCTCCGTGGGCGAATTCGCCTCCCTGCCGAGCACGTTCTGCAAGCAGCTGGGCCTGCGGCCGGTGTACGCGCGGGAGCTGCGGCGCCGCACCGAGCTGCTCTTCGCGTCCGAGCCGGACCCGTGGAACGCCTTCTCGCCCGTGCACCGCCCGGAGGAGATCGAGCAGCCGGTTCTCGTGGTGCACGACCAGAACGACCGCGAAGTCGGCGTGGAGCAGGGCCGCCGCATCGCCGCCGCGTACGGCGACCGGGCCGAGTTCCTGCTGACGGAGGGGCTCGGACACCGCCGGATCCTCGGCGACACCACGGTGATCACCAAGGTGCTGGCGTTCGCCGTGGGCGACGAAGTGACACCTGACGAGTAA